The Miscanthus floridulus cultivar M001 chromosome 7, ASM1932011v1, whole genome shotgun sequence genome includes a region encoding these proteins:
- the LOC136464294 gene encoding dof zinc finger protein DOF5.6-like, with translation MMAGAPPMHICMDSDWLKGIVPEEPGMGSSSPSAELIACPRPMHAVAAAAADRRLRPQHDQPLKCPRCESTHTKFCYYNNYSLSQPRYFCKTCRRYWTKGGSLRNVPVGGGCRKNKRASAKKTPAPPMQPRHMAETGLHLSFSGMPHLPPPPSAAAADPLCNLGLLDWKYDPILAGSGGAVGSLDGANSEAHFAGPGMLGIPGGGGECHALSAFRYAAGLGEHLQLQGLPFGGRAEHDAMEVKPAATERLLSLDWYSETSRAPESAISSLGALGLWSGMLGGAHQYHGSSAAI, from the exons ATGATGGCCGGGGCACCGCCGATGCACATCTGCATGGACTCGGACTGGCTCAAG GGCATCGTCCCCGAGGAGCCTGGGATGGGATCGTCGTCACCGTCAGCGGAGCTGATCGCATGCCCTAGGCCGATGCATGccgtggcggcggccgcggcggaccGGCGTCTGCGCCCGCAGCACGATCAGCCACTCAAGTGCCCGCGGTGCGAGTCCACGCACACCAAGTTCTGCTACTACAACAACTACAGCCTCTCGCAGCCGCGCTACTTCTGCAAGACGTGCCGCCGCTACTGGACCAAAGGCGGCTCGCTCCGCAACGTCCCGGTTGGCGGGGGATGCCGCAAGAACAAGCGCGCCAGCGCCAAGAAGACCCCCGCGCCGCCGATGCAGCCGCGGCACATGGCTGAGACGGGCCTCCACCTGTCCTTCTCCGGCATGCCgcatctgccgccgccgccgtccgccgccgcggccgacCCGCTTTGCAACCTCGGCCTTCTGGACTGGAAGTACGACCCGATCCTCGCGGGTTCCGGTGGCGCCGTTGGTTCGTTGGATGGCGCCAACTCCGAGGCGCACTTCGCAGGGCCGGGCATGCTGGGCATCCCAGGTGGCGGCGGCGAGTGCCATGCGCTGAGCGCGTTCCGGTACGCGGCTGGCCTGGGCGAGCACCTGCAGCTGCAGGGCCTTCCGTTCGGGGGCCGCGCTGAGCACGACGCGATGGAGGTGAAGCCCGCGGCGACGGAGAGGCTGCTGTCGCTGGACTGGTACAGCGAGACGAGCCGCGCGCCGGAGAGCGCCATCAGCTCGCTGGGCGCGCTGGGCCTGTGGAGCGGCATGCTCGGCGGCGCGCACCAGTACCATGGCTCCTCGGCGGCCATCTAA